The Streptomyces sp. ICC1 DNA window CATGCCTGCCGCTCCACGCTTCGCGATTGCAGAAGAGGACTACAGGGGCGGGCCTGTCGGCGAATGCCTCGGCATCGATGGTCTCGTCGCCCCGCGCGAGGTCGGCCCGGACATCCCCTTGCAGCTCATTGGGTGCGAGCCCGGGGAGCGGCTGCTCGCTGCCGTGCGCAACCCGCAAGCCTGTATCCAGGAGTGGGGGGTACTGGTGGCACTGGACCGGTTCGGGCGGGAGATGGGGTCCCACGGGGTCCGTCTGGAGATCGCCAAGGTCAGTCCGTCCGTGCTGGGCGGGTCCTTGGTCGACATCACGCTCGCAGACGGCGGGGACGACGATCGACCCTCGCTCGCTGCCCGACGCATCTGGGAAACCTGGTACCAGGGCTTCCCGACGACACCCAACCAGTGGTCCTCACTGGACACGCGGGGCCGAGCTGAGTGGCTCGACCTGATACGCCCTCATCCAGGCGGCGAGCCGGATCGCGCCGGGGGAACCCATCACCTTGACGGACGATTCATCACCGACAAGCCCGGCCTCTATTGCGCGCTGGGCGAAGCACTCATCGGTCCCGGCCGCTGGTTCGGCCGAGGGCTCGACG harbors:
- a CDS encoding barstar family protein, with the translated sequence MRVEDHATWDHIFPVRFLLTRQDADLERDFWGRCADVEGLFVDPVPPPRELLTLRGCTPAGPWHDVLAFPDESTRSLGNLEVTISDENRPQFAWTLVDTVAISYSPNATDPDLVDLVLGTGVVEHSEVWPGAGPGTMPAAPRFAIAEEDYRGGPVGECLGIDGLVAPREVGPDIPLQLIGCEPGERLLAAVRNPQACIQEWGVLVALDRFGREMGSHGVRLEIAKVSPSVLGGSLVDITLADGGDDDRPSLAARRIWETWYQGFPTTPNQWSSLDTRGRAEWLDLIRPHPGGEPDRAGGTHHLDGRFITDKPGLYCALGEALIGPGRWFGRGLDDLNDCLGGRRGVIGPFTLMWHDADIARHALNFTLDQGGKLTYFEEALQLLESHGVTVVLR